GTTGCTCGGCGCGGCTGCCGTCGGGCAGCACGCTGACCGTCTCGCGGTCGAGCGCGTCGTAGTGGCGGAGCGTGTGCGGGGACGCGGGCAGCGGCAGGTCGTAGCCTTGGGCCAACACGGGCTCGAAGCGTTTGGTGACCAGGCCCCGCGGCCCGTACTCGAGCTGGTCCGCCACCACGGTTTGGTTGCCCTCGGCAGTCGATACCGTGCCCGAAGGCCGGCCCAGGCCCTCGACGAAGGCGTGCTCTTCGACCAGCACGTCCTGGCCCGAGAGCACGCGTTGCTTGGTGACCACGCGCGAAAGGGGGCTCGCGAGCAGGTAGTCGTAGGTTTCGCTCGGCCGCTCGTCGCTGTCACCAGGCTCGATCACGGCGCCAAGGCGCGACAGCGCGTCGTAGCGGTAGCGCACTTCGCGCCCTGCCGGGTCGCGAAACGCAGTGGGCAACCCCAGCACCGGGTCGTAGTCGGCTTGAAACTCGAGCGGGCGCGCGGGCTCGGGAAAAACGCGCTCGCGGACCGGAAAGCGATGCGTCTCGGGGTCGTAGTCTCCACACCTCGCTTGCGAGCAGCCGGCCCTTGAGCGCTTCGTCCGTTGCCCCCACGTCAAAGCGCTCGATGCGCAGCGCGGGCTCGACGTGCGCGTCTCCCGGGGCGGTCACGCTGGTTTCGGCAAAGCCACGAAACTGGCGGCTCTCGCCGTCGTAGTAGCCGTCGCGGTAGTTGAAGTGCTGGCTATCGGACCAGCCGCGGCCGTCCGTGGTCACCACTTCGGTCAACAGCTGCGCGGCAATGGGCAGCCGCGTGCTCCAGGGGGCGCCAGCAACGCGGGCCTGTTGGTACAGCTCGCCGCTCGAGCGGTAGCGGAAGCGGTGGGTCTTGCCGAGCCCGTTTTCGATGGTCTCGAGCAGCCTCGGGCGCACCCCGCCCGAAAGGTCCACGTACTTCCAGCTCACCTCGGCGCCGTGGCGGCTGTAGACGATGTCGGTGGTGCCCGAGCCGTTCATGTCGGCTGCACGCACCACGACGCTGGCGGGGTCGGCGCGTGGCATGCCCCGCAGCTCGAGCGGTGGCGCAAACCCGCCGTCCGCTTGCCGGAGCCAGAGCGCGAGCCGCTCGCCCGTGGCAAGGAAAGCATCGACCCGGCCATCCCCATCGAGGTCCGCCAGCTCGACGCGATGCTGGTCCGGGCCTGCGTCGGGCGCGTTTTCGAGCGTGGCCATCGGAGCCCAGCGGCCCCAGCCCATGTGCGCCCAGTAGTGAACGCGCCCGCGCTCCACCAACACCAGGTCCACCAGCCGGTCGCC
Above is a genomic segment from Pseudomonadota bacterium containing:
- a CDS encoding FG-GAP-like repeat-containing protein; its protein translation is FPNQGDGRWQHRLRLKKSPPYALEAPGVRLIDIDGDGLVDVMRTSAERYEYWRNRGDGSFDAVFTGPVNPELSLPNLFVDPRVKLADVNGDRLVDLVLVERGRVHYWAHMGWGRWAPMATLENAPDAGPDQHRVELADLDGDGRVDAFLATGERLALWLRQADGGFAPPLELRGMPRADPASVVVRAADMNGSGTTDIVYSRHGAEVSWKYVDLSGGVRPRLLETIENGLGKTHRFRYRSSGELYQQARVAGAPWSTRLPIAAQLLTEVVTTDGRGWSDSQHFNYRDGYYDGESRQFRGFAETSVTAPGDAHVEPALRIERFDVGATDEALKGRLLASEVWRLRPRDASLSGPRARFSRARAPARVSSRLRPGAGVAHCVSRPGRARSALPLRRAVAPWRRDRAW